In the Thermodesulfovibrio yellowstonii DSM 11347 genome, one interval contains:
- a CDS encoding MoaD/ThiS family protein, producing MAVKVLIPTPLQKITGGKDVVETQPGKIIDIINALDKSFPGLAERLCQDGKIRRFINVYVNEEDVRFLQGEETIVKDGDEVSIVPAIAGGRL from the coding sequence ATGGCAGTAAAAGTTTTGATACCAACACCACTTCAAAAAATCACTGGTGGCAAGGATGTTGTTGAAACACAACCGGGTAAAATAATAGATATAATCAATGCTCTTGATAAAAGTTTTCCCGGACTTGCAGAGCGACTCTGTCAGGATGGTAAGATAAGAAGGTTTATCAATGTTTATGTAAATGAGGAAGATGTAAGATTTCTTCAGGGAGAAGAAACTATAGTTAAAGACGGCGATGAAGTTTCAATTGTTCCTGCAATAGCAGGAGGCAGACTCTAA
- a CDS encoding NIL domain-containing protein, giving the protein MSEVKKLRVRLTFPQELIKEPVLFRMAKKYDVMPNIRRARVTDTFGEMILELEGLEENLEKGINSLREQGVVVELIEGDIIE; this is encoded by the coding sequence ATGTCTGAAGTCAAAAAATTAAGAGTAAGGCTCACATTTCCACAAGAATTAATCAAAGAGCCTGTGCTTTTCAGAATGGCAAAAAAATATGATGTTATGCCAAATATTCGCAGAGCAAGGGTAACAGATACATTTGGAGAGATGATTCTTGAACTTGAAGGACTTGAAGAAAATCTTGAAAAAGGAATTAACTCCCTCAGAGAGCAGGGAGTTGTTGTTGAATTAATAGAAGGAGATATTATTGAATAG
- the thrC gene encoding threonine synthase yields MKYVKGLKCRECGREYPVEPIYVCEFCFGPLEAVYDYPKIKRALSRKVIEKRPKTLWRYKELLPIDGEPQAGLNSGFTPLVKAENLAKFLGVKELYIKDDTVAHPTLSFKDRVVAVALTKAKEFGFDTVACASTGNLAHAVSAHGAKSGFHRFIFIPATLEQSKILASIVYEPNLVAVDGNYDDVNRLCSEIANKYRWAFVNINIRPFYAEGSKTIGFEIVEQLGWDTPDSIVVPCASGSLLTKVWKALKEFKEIGIIKDVDTKIYGAQATGCSPISTAFKQGTDVIRPVKPNTVAKSLAIGNPADGYYALQAVRESGGAMEDVSDDEIIEAIKILSRTEGIFAETAGGVTLATYIKLLKEGKIDKKDCTVLCITGNGLKTAEVLNGKTAEVYQIKPNLASFEEALKRIKQKEEK; encoded by the coding sequence ATGAAATATGTAAAGGGACTTAAATGCAGGGAGTGTGGAAGAGAATACCCTGTTGAGCCCATATACGTATGTGAATTCTGTTTCGGACCCCTTGAGGCAGTCTATGATTATCCAAAAATAAAGAGAGCTTTATCAAGAAAAGTTATAGAAAAAAGACCAAAAACACTCTGGAGATATAAAGAACTTCTACCCATAGATGGAGAACCACAAGCGGGGCTTAATTCAGGATTTACACCTCTTGTTAAAGCTGAAAATCTTGCAAAATTTCTTGGTGTAAAGGAACTTTATATAAAGGATGACACAGTTGCCCATCCAACCCTTTCTTTCAAAGACAGGGTTGTTGCAGTTGCTCTCACCAAGGCAAAGGAGTTCGGTTTTGATACTGTTGCCTGTGCTTCAACAGGTAATCTTGCCCATGCTGTATCTGCGCATGGTGCAAAATCAGGTTTTCATAGATTTATTTTTATTCCTGCTACCCTTGAACAGAGCAAAATTCTTGCATCCATTGTTTATGAGCCAAATTTAGTTGCTGTAGACGGAAACTATGATGATGTAAACAGACTATGTAGTGAAATTGCGAATAAATACAGATGGGCATTTGTAAATATAAATATTCGTCCTTTTTATGCGGAAGGGTCAAAAACTATAGGATTTGAAATAGTTGAACAACTTGGATGGGACACACCTGATAGCATTGTTGTTCCCTGTGCAAGTGGTTCACTTCTTACAAAAGTATGGAAAGCTCTTAAGGAATTTAAAGAAATTGGCATTATTAAGGATGTAGACACAAAAATATACGGTGCTCAAGCAACTGGATGTTCACCTATATCAACAGCCTTCAAGCAGGGTACAGACGTAATAAGACCTGTAAAACCAAATACAGTAGCCAAGTCTCTTGCTATTGGTAATCCCGCAGATGGATACTATGCTTTACAGGCTGTGAGAGAAAGCGGAGGAGCAATGGAAGATGTATCTGATGATGAAATAATTGAAGCAATCAAAATACTTTCCAGAACTGAGGGAATTTTTGCAGAAACTGCAGGAGGAGTAACACTTGCAACATATATTAAACTTTTGAAGGAAGGCAAAATTGATAAAAAGGATTGCACGGTGCTCTGTATCACTGGCAATGGACTTAAAACAGCTGAGGTTTTAAATGGTAAAACAGCTGAGGTTTATCAGATTAAACCAAATCTTGCTTCCTTTGAAGAAGCCTTAAAGAGAATCAAACAAAAGGAGGAGAAATAA